The Lineus longissimus chromosome 8, tnLinLong1.2, whole genome shotgun sequence region CCGTGGATATAAATACTGGCATTGATCCTCCGCAATGCAGGACGCCTCCTGTTTTGCCTGCTAGGGACCCCAGTCCAACTAATCATGAGAAGTCCGCTGACAGTGGCTTTGATCTTTCGAAGGCAATATCGACTCTCGCCGATGTGTTGGTGCGGCGGGGGGAAGGACTTCCTAAAAAGGAACCGGAAGTTTTCAAAGGCGACATCTTTTCGTATCCATCCTGGAAAAATTCATTTAATGTGTTGGTTGAGGGCAGATACCCATCAGCTATGGACAGATTGTACTATCTCGGTCGTTACACTGCAGGAGATGCAAAGCGTTGCATTAAAGGCCTGCTTGATTTGAACACCTGTGAAGCATATGCTAAGGCAAAGCAGATTCTCGAAGAGCGTTTCGGAGATCGGTTGAAGTTGTCTGAGAACTTTCGTAATCGCTTAGACAAGTGGCCGTCAGTCAAGCCTGGTGACGGTAAAGGCATGCAGGAGCTATCGGATTTCTTGTGCGAGTGTGAGACGGCTATGaccagtttgtcaaatctgaGTATTTTGAATGACGCGATTGAGCAACGCCGTGTGATAGACAAGTTACCTCGTTTTATGCAAGAAAGGTGGCTCACAGTTGTGGATAAATGGAGATTTGGAGCTGATAGTGACGGGTCCGGCCAGGTTGTGAACGACTCATATCCACCATTTTCCAGACTTGTACAGTTTGTAAAGAAACACGCGCGAATCATGTCAAATCCAATCCTGGATAGGTCGTCCAGCGCACCTACCAAATCCGTTGTTAGTGTGAAACCTGCGCAGAGATCCAGCTTCGCTACCGGAACAGAAACTATAACTGAAAAGGCCACAGGGCCAACAAAGTGTGTGCTCTGTCCAAAGGACAACACTCATGCAATTGACTCATGTGTGAAATTCAAGAATATGTCTCTTAGTGATAGAAAGGAAGCCGTAAAGAAGCATGGGTTGTGCCTGGGGTGCCTTAAATGGGGTCATCGGGTTAGGGACTGCAAAAGCAAGCATAAATGCAAAACCTGCTCTCGTGCCCACCCCACGCTTCTTCACGACGACtctttcaaacctgttgaatctACTGTGCATTGTACAGAGTCAAGTGATGTGGGCTCAGAATGTCTGCACACTATGATTGTGCCAGTGTATGTGTATCATGTAGACGACCCCTCGCGGGAGGTGTTGGTTTATACATTGTTGGATGATCAATCTGACACTTGTTTCGTATCTGAGTCAGTGCTGGAGGGCAttgataagagaggtgatagcaCCTATCTCAAAATCAACACAGTGTTGGCAGAAGGTGTTGTGCCAGCTGAGCGGGTGACAGGCCTCATGGTCCGGGGTTTTGGtgaatctgcaaaaataagccTCCCTGTAGTCTTTTCGCGTAAAGGCATCGGTGCCTGCCGCTCACAGATACCACGTCAAACCAGCGCGAAACAGTGGCGCCACCTCAAAGGGGTGGCACCTAAGATTATGCCATACCGTGAGGATATCGAGATTGGCATGTTGATCGGTCAAAATTGCGCGCGCGCCATCAGGCCAAGGCAGATTGTCGCTGGGGGAGAAGATGATCCGTATGGTGTTAAAACGGCGCTAGGTTGGGGCGTGGTTGGCAGGATGGATAAATTAGGGTCAAGGCTTGCTAATTCACAAGATCGTTTCGTGTACAGAACTCGTACAAAAGAAATTAACCCCTCTGATATTTTGCAGGTACTCGGCCAAGACTTTGCCGATACTAATGATGTTGATTCTCATTCTCTATCTGTTGAAGACAGGTTGTTCATTGAAAAGGTTTCCAGTGGCATCAAACTCCGTGATGATGGACACTTTGAAATTCCCCTCCCGTTTCGTGAGGATCAGGTGAGACTTCCCAACAACCGAGTGATGGCTATGAAGCGTACGCAGAGTCTCAAGGCGAGGATTAGAAAGGATGCTAAGTATGGTGAAGAATATGTGAAATTCATGAGTAAGCTCATAGATGCCGGCCAGGCTGAGAGAGTGCCAGAAAACGAATTAGATCTGGACAATGGTTCTGTATGGTACATTCCCCATCACATGGTCTCACATCCTCACAAGGAGGGTAAGTATAGGGTCGTGTTTGATTGCGCCGCGTCCTATCAAGGAGAGGCATTAAATGGCCATTTGCTCCGGGGACCGGATTTAATAAACAATCTTGTCGGTGTCCTGGCCCGCTTCAGGAAGGAAGAAGTGGCATTCACGTGTGATGTCCAGGGTATGTTTCTACAGGTGGTCGTGCCCCCCCGCCACAGAAATTATTTGCGATTTCTGTGGTGGGAGGACGGCGATGTCAGCAAGGAGCCAGTTGATTACAGGTGTACTGTGCATCTATTTGGCGCGACCTCGTCTGCAAATTGCGCAAACTATGCCCTAAAGGCAACAGCTGAGAGATTCAAGGACGACTACGAGCCCCAGGTGGCGACTTTCTTTAACAGGAATTTCTATGTAGATGATGGGGCCACCTCCGTTTTGACAACAAGTCAGGCTATTAGCCTAGCTTTGGGCTCTGTGAGTATGGCTGGGAAGGGAGGGTTCACCCTTCACAAGATACTTTGCAACAATAAAGAGGTGTTGAAACATATTCCCAATCAATACTTGTCAGAGAACCTCCAATGTCTTGAGCTTGGTAATACTCAACTACCTGTTGAAAAGACTctaggagttgtgtggtgtgtTGAATCTGACATGCTACGATTTAGGGTGGAGATCAAAGACAAGCCATTGACCAGACGTGGCTTGTTATCCACCGTCAGTTCCATCTATGATCCCCTTGGTCTAATATCGCCTTTCATACTTACAGGAAAACGAATTCTGAAGGAGTTGTGTTTGAGTGGTTCTTCCTGGGACGACCCTCTTCCTGACAATGTAAGGAACGAGTGGGAAAGATGGAGGACCGAGCTGCTAGAATTGCCCAAGGTTTCCATTCCTAGGTGTTATCGGGCTGGCACGCTTGAAGGGCCGGTGACTAATGTCGAGCTACATCATTTCAGTGATGCTTGCTTCTCTGGGTATGGTCAGTGCAGTTATGTTCGGCTTGAAGACGCTACCGGTAACTGCACTACTTCTCTGGTGATGGCCAAGTCGAGGGTTACTCCTGCCAAAGCTGTGACAATTCCCAGGCTGGAGTTAACTGCGGCACTCCTGTCAGCTAGGGTTGGTAAGTTCCTTGGCAAAGAACTAGATTATGACCAGATAGAACATTTCTACTATACTGATAGCATGGTTGTGCTTGGCTATGTGAATAATGAAAGcagaaattttcacatttttgttgCAAATAGGGTGCAGGAAATTAGAGACTTGACTAACATAGCCAATTGGAGACATGTTGACACTGCGCAGAATCCTGCTGACATAGCATCACGTGGCATGAATGTTTCTGAGCTTTCAGCTAGCCGCCTTTGGTGGCAGGGCCCAGAATTTCTCGTTTCAGGACCAGTGCCGACCCTTCCTGAATGTCCAGTGGTGAAAGATGACCCTGAGCTGAAGAAGTTCGTGTTCAAGACAGATGTTGTTCCTGTACCAGAGGTGCCTGACATGGAAAGCAGGTTCGCCAACTTCTCCTCTCTGTTGAAACTGAAGAGGGCCATGGCTGTGAGCATGAAGTATGCCAGGAAATTGAAGAACAAGGATCCTGACACTTGTCCTCCAGTCACTACTGATGACCTGAAGCAGGCAGAGGATCAGATAATAAGGTTAGTCCAAGGTAAGGCGTATCCTGAAGAGCTAGCATCCCTGAGCAAAGGGACTAGATCTGCTGTCAAAGCTGGCAGCAAAATTGCGCCATTGGATCCCTTCCTGGATGATAAGGGGATTATTAGAGTTGGTGGTCGCCTGAGTCGATCATCCATGTCATATGAAGTCAAGCATCCAGTCTTGATTCCGCGTACTTGTCACTTGGCTAGCTTGATAGTTAAACGTTTCCACCAGAAGGTTGGTCATTCCGGTAGAGGAATGACGTTAAACAGTATCAGACAGGCTGGGTTTTGGATTGTAAATGCCCGGTCGATAGTTGCTAAGTTCATCATGGGCTGTGTGTGTTGTAGAAAGCTTCGGGGAAACCCCTGTGTTCAAAAAATGTCTGACCTGCCTACCGACCGCTTGGAGCCAGCCGCCCCCTTCAGCTATGCTGCCGTTGATCTATTTGGCCCTTTCACTGTCAAGTCCGGTCGTAGCGAACCCAAGCGTTGGGGTGTTATGTTCACGTGTCTGGCCAGTCGTGCGATTCATATCGAGACCGCAAATCAATTGACCACAGATTCATTTCTCAATGCGTACCGCCGATGTGTGAGTAGACGTGGCAAAATCCGATTTTTGCGATGCGATCGTGGTTCGAACTTCGTAGGTGGACAGAATCAATTGTTAGCAGCGTTGCAGGAAATGGATCGCGATAAGATCAAGCATGAGTTGCTGAAAGACGATTGTGACTGGGTTGATTTCGAAATGAACTTTCCTGTGAGCAGTCACATGGGCGGTGTATGGGAACGAATGATTGGCGCAGCGCGTAAGGTGTTGTCTGCTCTGCTCATGGGCACAGGAGCTCAGCTTGATGACGAGTTGTTACGTACATTACTCTGCGAGGTTGAGTACATAGTTAACTCGCGCCCGTTAACAGTTGTAGATTCCACTTCTGCGGACCTAGAGCCCCTGTCACCAATTCAGCTGCTTACCCTGAAATCTCAGGTGGTGAAGCCACCGCCGGGCAAGTTCGTTAAACAGGACATATACTCTAAGAAAAGGTGGCGTTGTGTACAGGCTCTTGCTAACCAATTTTGGGAGCGTTGGCGTGGCGAATTTTTGGTAATGCTGCAGCCTAGGAAGAAATGGCTCAGCCAGCAGAGAAATCTTGAGCCTGGTGATGTTGTAATGCTCGTAGAAGAGGGCCAGCCTAGATGCGCATGGCCTCTGGCTCGTGTTACAAAGGTGTGTCCTAGTCAGGACAAGTTGGTCAGAAAGGTTGAAATTTTTGTTGGGAAAACCAAATCCCTGTTGGATAGACCAGTACATAAGTTGATCCTCCTGGTAAAGAACCGGGACAATCCTGTTGAGGAGAGTGAAACTCTGGAGTAGTTGAGCCTTTTCGTGGGCCGGGTTCTGGTTTTTGGGCTCCAGGACCTGG contains the following coding sequences:
- the LOC135492451 gene encoding uncharacterized protein LOC135492451 gives rise to the protein MHRRGLDLLADAADRQTTMFLQQESRRLADELQHMQTQLQALSDSRQRASRDWISSRWASTPIPPQPNFSSVEATCSKARCTMPTAEATAHAVDINTGIDPPQCRTPPVLPARDPSPTNHEKSADSGFDLSKAISTLADVLVRRGEGLPKKEPEVFKGDIFSYPSWKNSFNVLVEGRYPSAMDRLYYLGRYTAGDAKRCIKGLLDLNTCEAYAKAKQILEERFGDRLKLSENFRNRLDKWPSVKPGDGKGMQELSDFLCECETAMTSLSNLSILNDAIEQRRVIDKLPRFMQERWLTVVDKWRFGADSDGSGQVVNDSYPPFSRLVQFVKKHARIMSNPILDRSSSAPTKSVVSVKPAQRSSFATGTETITEKATGPTKCVLCPKDNTHAIDSCVKFKNMSLSDRKEAVKKHGLCLGCLKWGHRVRDCKSKHKCKTCSRAHPTLLHDDSFKPVESTVHCTESSDVGSECLHTMIVPVYVYHVDDPSREVLVYTLLDDQSDTCFVSESVLEGIDKRGDSTYLKINTVLAEGVVPAERVTGLMVRGFGESAKISLPVVFSRKGIGACRSQIPRQTSAKQWRHLKGVAPKIMPYREDIEIGMLIGQNCARAIRPRQIVAGGEDDPYGVKTALGWGVVGRMDKLGSRLANSQDRFVYRTRTKEINPSDILQVLGQDFADTNDVDSHSLSVEDRLFIEKVSSGIKLRDDGHFEIPLPFREDQVRLPNNRVMAMKRTQSLKARIRKDAKYGEEYVKFMSKLIDAGQAERVPENELDLDNGSVWYIPHHMVSHPHKEGKYRVVFDCAASYQGEALNGHLLRGPDLINNLVGVLARFRKEEVAFTCDVQGMFLQVVVPPRHRNYLRFLWWEDGDVSKEPVDYRCTVHLFGATSSANCANYALKATAERFKDDYEPQVATFFNRNFYVDDGATSVLTTSQAISLALGSVSMAGKGGFTLHKILCNNKEVLKHIPNQYLSENLQCLELGNTQLPVEKTLGVVWCVESDMLRFRVEIKDKPLTRRGLLSTVSSIYDPLGLISPFILTGKRILKELCLSGSSWDDPLPDNVRNEWERWRTELLELPKVSIPRCYRAGTLEGPVTNVELHHFSDACFSGYGQCSYVRLEDATGNCTTSLVMAKSRVTPAKAVTIPRLELTAALLSARVGKFLGKELDYDQIEHFYYTDSMVVLGYVNNESRNFHIFVANRVQEIRDLTNIANWRHVDTAQNPADIASRGMNVSELSASRLWWQGPEFLVSGPVPTLPECPVVKDDPELKKFVFKTDVVPVPEVPDMESRFANFSSLLKLKRAMAVSMKYARKLKNKDPDTCPPVTTDDLKQAEDQIIRLVQGKAYPEELASLSKGTRSAVKAGSKIAPLDPFLDDKGIIRVGGRLSRSSMSYEVKHPVLIPRTCHLASLIVKRFHQKVGHSGRGMTLNSIRQAGFWIVNARSIVAKFIMGCVCCRKLRGNPCVQKMSDLPTDRLEPAAPFSYAAVDLFGPFTVKSGRSEPKRWGVMFTCLASRAIHIETANQLTTDSFLNAYRRCVSRRGKIRFLRCDRGSNFVGGQNQLLAALQEMDRDKIKHELLKDDCDWVDFEMNFPVSSHMGGVWERMIGAARKVLSALLMGTGAQLDDELLRTLLCEVEYIVNSRPLTVVDSTSADLEPLSPIQLLTLKSQVVKPPPGKFVKQDIYSKKRWRCVQALANQFWERWRGEFLVMLQPRKKWLSQQRNLEPGDVVMLVEEGQPRCAWPLARVTKVCPSQDKLVRKVEIFVGKTKSLLDRPVHKLILLVKNRDNPVEESETLE